From one Caldithrix abyssi DSM 13497 genomic stretch:
- a CDS encoding serine hydrolase domain-containing protein produces the protein MRRLFFFIILFICTHLLLAQPLPRVSPEDVDLDPQVLQQADRVIEQAIADSIIPGAVLLVMRSNKIAYHKAYGYRQLVPQKKPMELNTIFDLASITKPLATATSIMILLDRGYLRLKDAVDLYVPEFKSYKGPFSDKPIRLIHLLTHTSGLPPYAPVAELKEKYGSPAPDSLIRYIATVKRHHAPGTYFKYSCLNFITLQRVVKSITGQPLDVFAKRNIFEKLGMKNTFYTLPKNKIQACAATERLENGEVLIGRVHDPLARIINGGVSGNAGVFSTAEDLAVFSAMLLNQGAWNGQRILNRLTVQKMISVPAGFEAFGRALGWDVSSPYNSNLGDLFSSKAFGHTGYTGTSIAIDPEYQVAVILLTNRVHPTDSGSVVRLRSLISNIVGASIK, from the coding sequence ATGAGACGTTTATTCTTCTTCATTATCTTATTCATCTGTACCCATCTACTGCTGGCCCAACCTCTGCCGCGCGTTTCGCCGGAAGACGTGGATCTTGATCCGCAGGTTCTGCAACAGGCCGATCGCGTTATCGAACAGGCCATTGCAGACAGCATCATTCCGGGCGCGGTGTTGTTGGTGATGCGGTCCAACAAAATTGCCTACCACAAGGCTTACGGGTATCGCCAATTGGTTCCGCAAAAAAAACCGATGGAATTGAACACCATCTTTGATCTGGCTTCCATTACAAAACCGCTGGCAACGGCAACTTCTATCATGATTTTACTGGATCGCGGATATTTGAGACTAAAGGATGCGGTTGACCTGTATGTCCCGGAGTTTAAAAGCTACAAGGGGCCCTTTTCCGACAAGCCCATCCGCCTCATCCATTTGTTAACTCACACATCGGGCCTGCCGCCTTATGCGCCGGTAGCCGAATTAAAAGAAAAATATGGCTCCCCTGCGCCAGACTCGTTGATTCGCTACATTGCCACGGTAAAACGTCATCACGCGCCGGGAACCTACTTCAAATACAGCTGCTTAAACTTTATTACGCTGCAACGCGTAGTAAAGAGCATCACCGGTCAACCGCTGGATGTCTTTGCCAAACGTAACATCTTCGAAAAACTGGGGATGAAAAATACCTTTTATACCCTGCCAAAAAACAAAATTCAGGCCTGCGCCGCCACCGAACGGCTGGAAAACGGCGAAGTGTTAATCGGCAGAGTTCACGATCCGCTGGCACGCATCATAAATGGCGGCGTTTCTGGCAATGCCGGCGTTTTTTCCACCGCGGAAGACCTGGCAGTCTTCAGCGCCATGTTGCTTAATCAGGGCGCCTGGAACGGACAACGTATTTTAAATCGCTTAACCGTACAAAAAATGATTAGCGTTCCGGCAGGCTTCGAAGCCTTTGGGCGCGCCCTGGGCTGGGATGTTTCGTCTCCTTACAATTCCAACTTGGGCGATCTTTTCAGTTCAAAGGCTTTTGGCCATACCGGCTACACGGGCACATCCATTGCCATCGATCCGGAATATCAGGTTGCGGTTATCCTGCTGACTAACCGCGTGCATCCCACCGATTCAGGCAGCGTTGTGCGCTTGCGTTCGCTGATCTCAAATATTGTAGGCGCATCCATTAAGTAG